In a genomic window of Dyadobacter fermentans DSM 18053:
- a CDS encoding O-antigen ligase family protein, which produces MKDIQIHIPGKSSEGLSRVEKLRALFDRRLAGLLVLLLISLAFGALIAYQGILAGAGILGLMFGPPVVYCIVAFPEFGITVLLMLAYLLFFVGRLGVNFPLGTVMDGIQGLLILGFFIHQKRRSDWKIFKGPISVMILIWIAYNLMQVANPSAESRLAWVYTIRAVAIVMLTYFVFMYQIRTISFLRFLIKLWLGLALFAALYAYKQEYIGFSAAEDAWLNSEGVADLLFIAGHWRKFSIFSDPVAFSYNMVVAAIICIALLTFVKETWKKAVLVIMLLLFFSSMLFSGTRGAYVLIPAAMVLFVILRINRQVLIFTGVAGLFFLFLVFVPTTDSNIVRFQTAFKPNDDISFQARKNNQKRIQPYILTHPIGGGLGATGAWGQRFAPQSYLANFPPDSGYVRIAVELGWVGLFLFCLLMFFILREGINNYFLIQNPELKTYCLAMLLVVFAYNVGNYPQEALVQFPSNIYFYLAAAIINITRIIDERERRTVNA; this is translated from the coding sequence GTGAAAGACATTCAGATACATATTCCCGGAAAAAGCAGTGAGGGGCTGAGCCGCGTGGAAAAGCTGCGGGCGCTGTTCGACCGCCGACTGGCGGGGCTTCTTGTGCTGCTGCTGATTTCGCTGGCATTCGGTGCGCTCATCGCCTACCAGGGCATTCTCGCCGGGGCGGGCATTCTGGGGCTGATGTTCGGTCCGCCGGTGGTGTACTGCATTGTAGCGTTTCCGGAATTTGGCATTACCGTGTTGCTGATGCTCGCCTACCTGCTGTTTTTCGTGGGCCGGCTGGGCGTTAACTTCCCGCTCGGCACCGTCATGGATGGCATCCAGGGGCTGCTCATCCTCGGATTTTTCATCCACCAGAAGCGCCGTTCCGACTGGAAGATATTCAAAGGGCCGATCAGCGTCATGATCCTCATCTGGATCGCCTACAACCTGATGCAGGTCGCTAATCCATCGGCCGAGTCGCGGCTGGCGTGGGTGTACACCATTCGCGCGGTGGCGATCGTGATGCTTACCTACTTTGTATTCATGTACCAGATCCGCACGATCAGCTTCCTGCGGTTCCTGATCAAATTATGGCTCGGGCTGGCGCTGTTTGCGGCGCTGTACGCCTACAAGCAGGAATATATCGGTTTCTCGGCGGCCGAGGATGCCTGGCTCAACTCGGAGGGCGTTGCCGACCTGCTCTTTATCGCCGGGCATTGGCGTAAATTCTCCATTTTCTCGGACCCGGTGGCGTTTTCCTATAACATGGTGGTGGCCGCGATTATCTGCATTGCCTTGCTCACTTTCGTGAAAGAAACCTGGAAAAAAGCGGTACTGGTAATCATGCTGCTGCTATTCTTTTCTTCCATGCTTTTTTCGGGCACCCGCGGGGCATATGTGCTCATACCGGCGGCGATGGTGCTTTTTGTGATTTTGCGGATAAACAGGCAGGTGCTGATATTTACCGGGGTAGCCGGGTTGTTCTTCCTTTTCCTCGTTTTTGTCCCCACCACCGATTCGAACATCGTCCGTTTCCAGACAGCCTTCAAACCGAACGACGACATTTCGTTCCAGGCCCGTAAAAACAATCAGAAACGCATCCAGCCGTACATCCTGACGCACCCGATCGGAGGCGGGCTGGGAGCCACCGGAGCCTGGGGGCAGCGCTTTGCCCCGCAGTCATACCTCGCCAACTTCCCGCCCGACAGCGGTTATGTCCGCATTGCGGTGGAGCTGGGCTGGGTGGGCTTGTTTCTATTCTGCCTGCTGATGTTTTTTATATTGAGAGAGGGGATCAATAACTATTTCCTGATCCAAAACCCCGAACTGAAAACCTATTGCCTGGCGATGCTTTTAGTGGTGTTCGCTTACAACGTGGGCAATTATCCGCAGGAAGCGCTGGTCCAGTTTCCTTCCAACATTTATTTCTACCTCGCAGCCGCGATCATCAATATCACACGCATCATCGACGAACGGGAGCGGAGGACGGTAAATGCATAA
- a CDS encoding beta-1,6-N-acetylglucosaminyltransferase, protein MKIAHLILAHAAPAQLSKLIGALAHQDAYVFVHLDQKADLSAFGFLLESKNVVLVPARIRVGWGAYSIVEATLQGFRAIAHSGIHFDYVNLLSGADYPLKSAGEIHDFFSRNNGHNFMEYHRVSDEWTEAIPRLTGYHLTNYQFPGKHLAEKWLNKLLPARTMPAGLEAVGRSQWMTLTMDAVQYILAYLDDHPEVIRYFKLTWAPDEIIFQTILYNSPFRSSLVNDNLRYIDWSKGGASPKVLTEEDFDRLSDSGKLFARKFDLAQFPTVLSKLDRKFGITNYKASLNGGGKL, encoded by the coding sequence ATGAAAATAGCTCACCTGATACTGGCGCACGCCGCACCGGCCCAACTATCGAAGCTGATCGGCGCACTTGCTCATCAAGACGCTTATGTATTTGTTCACCTCGACCAAAAGGCTGACCTGAGTGCATTCGGTTTCTTGTTGGAAAGTAAAAATGTGGTGCTCGTACCTGCACGCATTCGTGTGGGCTGGGGCGCTTACAGCATTGTGGAAGCGACATTGCAGGGTTTCAGGGCCATTGCGCACTCCGGCATCCATTTCGATTACGTTAATCTGCTCAGCGGCGCCGATTACCCTTTGAAATCCGCCGGCGAAATCCATGACTTTTTCAGCCGGAACAACGGGCATAATTTTATGGAATACCATCGGGTGTCCGACGAATGGACGGAAGCCATTCCTCGCCTCACCGGTTATCACCTGACCAACTATCAGTTTCCGGGCAAACATCTGGCGGAGAAATGGCTGAACAAACTGCTTCCCGCACGCACGATGCCAGCCGGACTTGAAGCGGTGGGACGCTCGCAATGGATGACCCTCACGATGGACGCGGTGCAGTACATCCTGGCGTATCTGGACGACCATCCCGAGGTGATAAGGTATTTCAAGCTCACCTGGGCCCCGGATGAGATAATTTTTCAAACTATTTTGTATAATTCACCATTCCGTTCTTCGCTCGTTAACGATAATTTGAGGTATATTGACTGGTCGAAAGGCGGGGCAAGCCCGAAAGTGCTGACGGAAGAGGACTTTGACAGATTATCGGATTCGGGGAAGCTGTTTGCAAGGAAGTTTGACCTGGCGCAATTCCCGACGGTACTTAGCAAGCTGGACAGAAAATTCGGAATCACTAATTATAAAGCGAGTCTCAACGGAGGTGGGAAGTTATAA
- a CDS encoding glycosyltransferase, whose translation MRILEWIWLAIQVAIGYNLVFPVLLLLIYGIRKAVKGRAAVNAQAGLLDYGIIVTAYEYTAQLPAVVGSLLQLRYERYHIYVVADKCDISNLHFPTDKVSLLRPEQVLGSNTRSHFYAIRRFVRPHSHLTIIDSDNLTDPDYLHELNAYFAQGYEAVQGVREAKNLDTTYACLDAARDIYYHFYDGKVLFGAGSSATLAGSGMAFTTALYEKVLGHLDVTGAGFDKVLQEGIVSRGYRIAFAEKAIVYDEKTTGSDQLVKQRARWINTWFKYFGYGFKILFKGITRFSMNQILFGLVLLRPPLFIFLLLSVAFMLVNVLIAPVLALAWLGALVVFVLGFYISLKSSPTDPKIYQSLVNIPKFMFYQLTALLNARRANKISVATRQENKTQG comes from the coding sequence ATGAGAATCCTGGAATGGATATGGCTGGCGATTCAGGTAGCGATCGGGTACAACCTGGTGTTTCCGGTGCTTCTGCTGCTGATTTACGGCATCAGAAAGGCCGTGAAAGGCCGTGCGGCCGTGAATGCGCAGGCCGGCCTGCTCGACTACGGCATTATCGTGACGGCCTATGAGTACACCGCTCAGCTGCCGGCCGTGGTGGGCTCGCTGTTACAGCTGCGCTACGAGCGGTACCACATTTACGTCGTGGCCGACAAATGCGATATCAGCAACCTGCATTTTCCGACGGACAAGGTGTCGCTGCTGCGTCCCGAGCAGGTTTTGGGCAGTAACACGCGGTCGCACTTTTATGCCATCCGCCGCTTCGTCCGTCCGCATTCGCACCTGACGATCATCGACAGCGATAACCTCACCGACCCCGACTATCTCCACGAACTGAACGCATATTTTGCCCAGGGGTACGAAGCCGTGCAGGGGGTTCGCGAAGCGAAAAACCTTGATACCACCTACGCCTGCCTGGACGCGGCCCGCGATATTTATTACCATTTCTACGATGGAAAGGTGCTTTTCGGCGCCGGCTCATCCGCCACGCTGGCAGGCTCGGGTATGGCATTCACTACGGCATTGTACGAAAAGGTGCTGGGCCATCTGGACGTCACCGGCGCAGGCTTCGATAAAGTATTGCAGGAAGGCATTGTGAGCCGCGGCTATCGCATTGCTTTTGCGGAAAAGGCCATTGTCTATGACGAGAAAACAACCGGCTCCGACCAGCTGGTGAAGCAGCGCGCGCGGTGGATCAATACCTGGTTCAAATACTTCGGCTACGGGTTTAAGATTTTGTTCAAAGGCATTACCCGGTTCAGTATGAACCAGATACTGTTCGGGCTGGTGCTGCTAAGGCCGCCTTTGTTCATTTTTCTGTTGCTTTCGGTGGCATTTATGTTGGTGAACGTGCTCATTGCTCCGGTGCTGGCGCTGGCCTGGCTGGGTGCATTGGTAGTGTTCGTGCTTGGTTTTTACATTTCCCTGAAAAGCTCGCCTACGGACCCGAAGATTTACCAGTCGCTGGTCAACATCCCGAAATTCATGTTTTACCAGCTCACGGCGCTGCTTAATGCCCGGCGTGCGAACAAGATTTCGGTAGCGACGCGCCAGGAAAACAAAACGCAGGGTTAA